In Paenibacillus durus, the DNA window GGTTGTCAATGCAGAAATATCGAATCCTGTTCGGGTCGTTAACCCGTTTACCCGAGGCAAAATGCGTGCGAAAAACAGCAAGCCCCGCTATCCGCACAGGATGCATGCGGACAGCGGGGCTATTTATTATAAGTGCGTTGTATACTTGTTTGACGCTTTAGGCCAAGCTTCTATTCGGACGCTTTCTCGCCAACCCAATCCGGGCTTCTTTTGCCTACAATCCGTTCGATCGGATAGACTCTCCATACACCGGTGACAACCGAAGCGCATAAAGCGGCCTTGAGGAAGTCTCCCGGCAGGAACGGCAGCATGCCCGCAGTCAGCGCTTTGGACAGCGTGTCCAAGCTGGGAATGGAGTGAGCCAGCCAGGCTACACCGGTCGGGTAGACAAGCAGGGAGCCGAACAGGAAGTTCGCCCCGAGCAGCTTGCCGAAGGTGAATTTGCCCTGCGACATGCGCTCTGCGGACCATCCGATCAGAAAAGCCGCAAACGGCCAGGCGAAAATGTAACCGGCGGTCGGGCCAACCAGGACGGACATTCCTCCTCTTCCCGCCATTACGGGAAATCCGGCGGCGCAAAGGCCAATAACGATCAGGACAGCGAGCGTACCATATCTGGCGCCCAGCACGGAACCGGCCAGCATAACAGCCAGCGTCTGGAGCGTAATCGGCACCGTTGAGAACGGAAGCGATACTTTCATCGAGCTTAACGCGATCATCACACCTGCAAAGAGCGCGCTGAAAATAAGTCCGCGCAAGGACCATCTGTTCATGAGTTGATTGTTCCTCTCCATTTTTTTATGTTAATATAACATCTCACGTCAAATACATCAATCCGTTAATCCGTTAATTTGTTATAATCGATAACGCAAGTGTGAGACACTTTCTTCGAAAGCGAGCGCAAATATGATTCATGCCAAGCATTTGACCCTGTCACTGCAAGACGGCCAGCAGAGCCTGACGGTGCTTCAGGATATTCATATACATATCGAAAAAGGGGAGTGGGTCGCGCTGACGGGCGCCAATGGCAGCGGCAAATCCAGCCTTGTCCGGACCTTCAACGGG includes these proteins:
- a CDS encoding biotin transporter BioY, with the translated sequence MNRWSLRGLIFSALFAGVMIALSSMKVSLPFSTVPITLQTLAVMLAGSVLGARYGTLAVLIVIGLCAAGFPVMAGRGGMSVLVGPTAGYIFAWPFAAFLIGWSAERMSQGKFTFGKLLGANFLFGSLLVYPTGVAWLAHSIPSLDTLSKALTAGMLPFLPGDFLKAALCASVVTGVWRVYPIERIVGKRSPDWVGEKASE